A window from Embleya scabrispora encodes these proteins:
- a CDS encoding porin PorA family protein, whose product MRKTSWYLGAAATLLVTASAVTRFAVLPAVHQVPDDADFTMHFAGGMTMLDPQALQAGNLSGAIVRDLPVKVDRHVRAVHTSGSTIVLSDRTVVSGPQKQTLTDVDNRWAVDRKTLLERSIPKGVRANPHKGLTAGFPLEPKKKNYPFWDSPTQTTVPATYIRTEQRAGRETYVFSIRTSGPLADPDTLRSLPAAMPKAAVQGLAGVAFPNRPADLTGGADPTPLAYTSTTDLTGWVDSETGTTVDLESTQSVTATAVTANGTPTEVFPVVGLKMTTTPASRAELADTAADGAQALWLLGVVGPLVALLLGLALLGLAVYLELRARRTQPDPTVPGPRTEADAAPEPSPDRATVGAAPGSTESNPNADTNTASSASTGGSDSDPDAGTNHKTNHDTNHKTNHETNNASTT is encoded by the coding sequence ATGAGAAAGACGTCCTGGTATCTCGGTGCCGCCGCCACATTGCTGGTGACGGCGAGTGCGGTGACCCGGTTCGCCGTGCTGCCCGCCGTGCACCAGGTGCCCGACGACGCCGACTTCACGATGCACTTCGCCGGCGGCATGACCATGTTGGATCCCCAGGCGTTGCAGGCGGGCAATCTGTCCGGGGCCATCGTGCGCGATCTGCCGGTCAAGGTGGACCGGCACGTGCGCGCCGTGCACACCTCCGGTTCGACGATCGTGCTGAGCGACCGGACCGTGGTGTCCGGTCCGCAGAAGCAGACCCTGACCGATGTGGACAACCGCTGGGCGGTGGACCGCAAGACACTGCTGGAGCGGTCCATCCCCAAGGGTGTCCGTGCCAATCCGCACAAGGGTCTGACCGCGGGCTTCCCGTTGGAGCCGAAGAAGAAGAACTATCCGTTCTGGGACTCGCCGACCCAGACCACCGTTCCGGCCACGTACATCCGCACCGAACAACGCGCCGGCCGCGAGACGTACGTGTTCTCGATCCGCACGAGCGGCCCGCTCGCCGATCCGGACACGCTGCGCTCGCTGCCGGCCGCGATGCCCAAGGCGGCCGTGCAGGGCCTGGCCGGCGTCGCGTTCCCGAATCGGCCCGCGGATCTGACCGGCGGGGCCGATCCCACGCCTCTCGCGTACACGTCGACCACCGACCTCACCGGCTGGGTCGACAGCGAAACGGGCACCACGGTGGACCTCGAATCCACCCAGTCGGTCACCGCGACCGCCGTGACCGCGAACGGCACCCCGACCGAGGTCTTCCCGGTGGTGGGGCTGAAGATGACCACCACACCGGCCTCGCGCGCGGAGTTGGCCGACACCGCCGCCGACGGCGCGCAGGCCCTGTGGCTGCTCGGCGTCGTGGGTCCGCTGGTCGCGCTGCTCCTCGGCCTGGCACTGCTCGGCCTGGCCGTGTACCTCGAACTCCGGGCCCGGCGGACGCAGCCCGACCCGACCGTCCCGGGGCCGCGCACCGAGGCCGATGCCGCTCCCGAACCGTCACCGGATCGGGCAACGGTCGGGGCTGCGCCCGGGTCCACGGAATCGAACCCGAACGCTGATACCAACACCGCCTCGTCGGCCTCGACCGGCGGTTCCGACTCCGACCCGGATGCCGGAACCAACCACAAAACCAACCACGACACCAATCACAAAACCAACCACGAAACCAACAACGCATCGACCACCTGA
- a CDS encoding threonine ammonia-lyase, translated as MTADPTAPAPAPIPTPTFADIVTARDLLATHLPPTPMWSYPALDAATGAEVHVKHENVQPVGAFKVRGGLTLLAGLDPTERARGLVTYSTGNHAQSIAYACAAFGVTGTVVMPAGANPAKVRAVRALGADVVLHGADMAGAQRRAERYADETGALLISPGDTPALVSGVGTAYLEICAARPDLDAIVVPVGSGTGAAAAVLVAAELAPNCRVIGVQSAAAPAAHDSWRAGTCVTRANTTVVDGLATGRGFALPQRLLRQGLADFLLVSDADIAVAQRLFATHAHTLAEGAGAAALAAVLTHPAEFAGRRIAVMCSGGNASPAEIAALGGRHE; from the coding sequence ATGACAGCCGACCCGACCGCTCCTGCTCCGGCGCCTATCCCCACACCCACCTTCGCCGACATCGTCACCGCCCGCGATCTCCTCGCCACCCACCTCCCGCCGACCCCGATGTGGTCCTATCCCGCGCTCGACGCGGCCACCGGCGCCGAGGTGCACGTCAAACACGAGAACGTGCAGCCGGTCGGCGCCTTCAAGGTGCGAGGCGGCCTGACCCTGCTCGCCGGCCTGGACCCGACCGAACGGGCCCGCGGCCTGGTCACCTATTCGACGGGCAATCACGCGCAGTCGATCGCCTACGCGTGTGCCGCCTTCGGCGTGACCGGCACCGTGGTGATGCCGGCCGGGGCGAATCCGGCCAAGGTGCGGGCGGTGCGCGCGCTGGGGGCGGACGTGGTGCTGCACGGCGCGGACATGGCCGGCGCACAGCGGCGGGCCGAGCGGTACGCGGACGAGACCGGCGCACTCCTGATCAGCCCGGGCGACACCCCGGCCCTGGTGTCCGGCGTCGGCACCGCGTACCTGGAGATCTGCGCCGCCCGACCCGACCTGGATGCGATCGTGGTCCCGGTCGGCAGTGGCACCGGCGCCGCGGCCGCCGTCCTGGTCGCCGCCGAACTCGCCCCGAACTGCCGGGTGATCGGCGTGCAGTCCGCCGCCGCGCCGGCCGCGCACGACTCCTGGCGCGCCGGCACGTGCGTCACGCGCGCCAACACCACCGTCGTGGACGGGCTGGCCACGGGCCGCGGATTCGCCCTGCCACAGCGGCTGTTGCGGCAGGGGCTGGCCGACTTCCTTCTGGTCTCCGACGCGGACATCGCCGTCGCGCAGCGGCTGTTCGCCACCCACGCCCACACCCTGGCCGAGGGCGCGGGGGCCGCGGCACTGGCCGCCGTACTGACCCACCCGGCCGAGTTCGCGGGGCGTCGGATCGCGGTGATGTGCTCCGGGGGCAACGCGTCGCCGGCCGAGATCGCGGCGCTCGGCGGTAGGCACGAGTGA
- a CDS encoding FadR/GntR family transcriptional regulator, whose protein sequence is MAVTDEAIDKIKGMIVSGELQPGEKLPKEADLAAKLGLSRNSLREAVKALSLIQILDVRQGDGTYVTSLEPNLLLGAISFVVDFHHDKSVLDFLQVRRILEPAATALAAERIDAEGIAKLRALADAPSPDAGHEALIEQDLRFHHEIAVFSGNQVLCSLLETLSSPTTRARIWRGLTEDDSWLRTIREHHSIVDALENHDAAAAHAWSTVHTSGVEQWLRRMA, encoded by the coding sequence GTGGCGGTCACAGACGAAGCCATCGACAAGATCAAGGGCATGATCGTCTCCGGGGAGCTTCAGCCGGGCGAGAAGTTGCCCAAGGAGGCCGACCTTGCGGCGAAGCTCGGCCTGTCCCGGAATTCGCTGCGCGAGGCGGTCAAGGCGCTGTCGCTGATCCAGATCCTCGACGTGCGCCAGGGTGACGGTACGTACGTGACCAGCCTGGAGCCCAATCTGCTGCTCGGCGCGATCTCCTTCGTGGTCGACTTCCACCACGACAAGAGCGTGCTCGACTTCCTCCAGGTACGCCGGATCCTGGAGCCGGCGGCGACCGCGCTGGCCGCCGAGCGGATCGACGCGGAGGGCATCGCCAAGCTGCGGGCGCTCGCGGACGCGCCGAGTCCGGACGCGGGACACGAGGCGCTGATCGAGCAGGATCTGCGTTTCCATCACGAGATCGCCGTGTTCAGCGGCAACCAGGTGTTGTGCTCGCTCCTCGAGACGTTGTCGAGCCCGACCACGCGTGCCCGGATCTGGCGCGGACTGACCGAGGACGACTCGTGGCTGCGCACGATCCGCGAGCACCACTCCATCGTGGACGCCCTGGAGAACCACGACGCGGCGGCGGCGCACGCGTGGTCGACGGTGCACACGAGCGGGGTCGAGCAGTGGCTGCGGCGGATGGCCTGA